Proteins from one Bombus pyrosoma isolate SC7728 linkage group LG16, ASM1482585v1, whole genome shotgun sequence genomic window:
- the LOC122576265 gene encoding uncharacterized protein LOC122576265 codes for MRSWASIPYKRILRMIIFDIPRDMTEKEILACIMKQNQDRLKKNAAEMKFCFRTGRKHNEETNWNTCKVQGIYSDQSLLQMSRIRTHDKVLPRELRNLCAFAQHEEILLRAYDAAIPKKKWHNRCVPWWMQEVTRENRDTYRARKKYQGSKGPATREQ; via the exons ATGAGAAGCTGGGCCAGCATCCCATACAAGCGGATACTCCGGATGATAATATTTGACATCCCAAGGGACATGACGGAGAAGGAGATACTGGCCTGTATCATGAAGCAGAACCAGGACAGGCTGAAAAAAAACGCGGCAGAAATGAAGTTCTGCTTCAGGACGGGGCGCAAGCACAACGAGGAAACCAACTGG AATACGTGCAAAGTCCAGGGAATATATAGCGATCAGTCGCTGTTACAAATGTCAAGGATACGAACACATGACAAAGTACTGCCGCGTGAACTACGAAATCTGTGCGCGTTTGCACAGCACGAAGAAATCCTGTTAAGAGCCTACGACGCGGCCATTCCAAAGAAGAAATGGCACAATAGATGCGTACCATGGTGGATGCAGGAGGTCACACGAGAAAATAGAGACACCTACCGGGCAAGAAAGAAGTACCAGGGGTCTAAGGGCCCTGCAACGAGGGAACAATAA